The Erythrobacter sp. JK5 genome includes a region encoding these proteins:
- the aroA gene encoding 3-phosphoshikimate 1-carboxyvinyltransferase — MGSQTFSLSGPLRGRLRVPGDKSISHRALMFASLAVGESTIEGLLEGEDVLATAAAMRQLGAEIVRGDDSVWRVHGAGLGSLLEPHQALDMGNSGTSTRLLMGLLASHGFLATFVGDASLSGRPMNRVIEPLSLMGASFEASSGGTLPLLLRGALPAVPIRYRLPVASAQVKSAVLLAGLNTPGITTVIEPVATRDHTERMLAGFGATLEIGEENGERVIAIHGEADLRPQHVVVPGDPSSAAFFIVAALIVPGSDLVIENVGMNATRSGIIEALRQMGGNIEALDPREVGGEPVADLHVRHSPLTGTQIDPALAPSMIDEFPVLFVAAALADGKTVTTGLEELRVKESDRLATMAAALTLAGARVEEKEDGLAIHGTGGEPLPGTPDGASVETKLDHRIAMSMAVAGLVSSGGVTVDDTSPIATSFPTFMDLLAKARA, encoded by the coding sequence ATGGGCAGCCAAACCTTTTCCCTATCCGGACCGCTGCGGGGCCGCCTGCGCGTGCCCGGCGACAAGTCGATCAGCCACCGCGCGCTGATGTTTGCGTCGCTCGCGGTGGGTGAAAGCACGATCGAGGGACTGCTCGAAGGCGAGGATGTGCTCGCCACCGCAGCGGCGATGCGCCAACTCGGCGCCGAAATCGTGCGCGGCGACGACAGCGTGTGGCGCGTGCACGGCGCAGGGCTTGGCAGCCTGCTGGAGCCGCATCAGGCGCTCGACATGGGAAATTCCGGCACGTCGACCCGGTTGCTGATGGGGCTTCTCGCCAGCCACGGCTTTCTGGCGACCTTCGTCGGCGATGCCAGCCTGTCTGGCCGCCCGATGAACCGCGTGATCGAGCCGCTCAGCCTGATGGGCGCGAGTTTCGAAGCGTCGAGCGGCGGCACCCTGCCGCTGCTGCTGCGCGGTGCCCTGCCCGCTGTCCCGATCCGCTACCGCCTTCCCGTCGCGAGTGCGCAGGTCAAAAGCGCCGTGCTGCTCGCCGGCCTCAATACGCCAGGCATCACGACCGTGATCGAACCGGTCGCTACGCGCGATCATACCGAGCGAATGCTGGCCGGGTTCGGCGCTACGCTCGAGATCGGCGAGGAGAATGGCGAACGCGTCATTGCGATCCACGGCGAAGCGGACCTGCGGCCCCAGCATGTCGTTGTGCCCGGCGATCCCTCCTCGGCGGCATTCTTCATCGTCGCCGCCCTGATCGTGCCGGGCAGCGACCTGGTGATCGAGAATGTCGGCATGAACGCGACCCGCTCCGGAATTATCGAGGCGCTCAGGCAAATGGGCGGCAATATCGAGGCGCTGGATCCGCGCGAAGTCGGCGGCGAACCGGTGGCAGACCTTCACGTCAGACACTCGCCGCTGACCGGGACCCAGATCGACCCCGCGCTTGCCCCCAGCATGATCGACGAGTTTCCCGTGCTGTTCGTCGCCGCAGCGCTGGCTGACGGCAAAACCGTCACGACCGGCCTCGAAGAATTGCGCGTCAAGGAAAGCGACCGGCTGGCGACGATGGCCGCCGCGCTGACGCTGGCCGGCGCGCGTGTGGAGGAAAAAGAGGACGGCCTTGCCATCCACGGCACCGGCGGCGAACCGCTTCCCGGAACGCCGGATGGGGCGTCCGTGGAGACGAAGCTCGATCACCGCATTGCCATGAGCATGGCCGTGGCAGGCCTTGTGAGCAGCGGCGGCGTGACCGTCGACGATACTTCGCCGATTGCGACGAGCTTTCCGACCTTCATGGACCTGCTGGCGAAAGCGCGCGCATGA
- a CDS encoding TIGR02300 family protein, with amino-acid sequence MAKPEWGTKRSCPKCGERFYDLGKDDPVTCIECGDEWTPEPVLKTKQPIPFEEEKKKKDAEPDSDLGGDDDDELKDIENIDDDDDSPDNDVDLGGDDDLGVAKGKGDDDDDDN; translated from the coding sequence ATGGCGAAGCCAGAATGGGGCACCAAGCGTTCCTGCCCCAAATGCGGGGAACGCTTTTACGATCTGGGCAAGGATGATCCCGTGACCTGCATCGAATGCGGGGACGAGTGGACTCCCGAACCGGTGCTCAAGACCAAGCAACCGATCCCGTTCGAGGAAGAAAAGAAGAAGAAGGACGCCGAGCCCGACAGCGATCTCGGCGGCGATGACGACGATGAACTGAAGGACATCGAAAACATCGACGACGACGACGATTCGCCCGATAACGATGTGGACCTCGGCGGCGACGACGACCTTGGCGTGGCCAAGGGCAAGGGCGACGACGACGACGACGACAATTGA